In Saccharicrinis fermentans DSM 9555 = JCM 21142, a genomic segment contains:
- a CDS encoding MarR family winged helix-turn-helix transcriptional regulator produces MDTTEILIKIRKIVRSIDIESKKIQKEYGVSIPQVLCLNFLKISPNFQATQSEIKKFLNLNASTVSGIINRLEKKGYLARLPKSVDKRVVNIALTSSGDKALSTMPSLLHEQLSYKLKQLNDQELRTVEYGLETLVKMLEIEKVEASPLITTGASLDEYNDENNTNEKTK; encoded by the coding sequence ATGGATACAACAGAGATTTTAATCAAGATTCGTAAAATAGTACGTTCGATAGATATCGAATCAAAAAAAATACAGAAAGAATATGGCGTTAGTATTCCACAGGTACTTTGTCTGAATTTTTTAAAAATATCACCTAATTTTCAGGCTACACAGAGCGAGATAAAAAAATTCTTAAACCTCAATGCGAGCACTGTCAGTGGGATTATCAACCGTCTAGAAAAAAAAGGTTATCTTGCCCGTCTACCAAAATCTGTTGACAAAAGAGTGGTTAACATTGCTTTGACATCTAGTGGAGACAAAGCATTAAGCACCATGCCATCACTTTTACACGAACAACTTTCTTATAAGTTAAAACAGCTAAACGACCAGGAGTTACGTACGGTTGAATACGGCTTGGAAACACTGGTAAAAATGCTTGAGATTGAAAAAGTAGAAGCCTCACCTTTAATAACTACAGGTGCTAGTTTGGACGAATATAATGACGAAAACAATACCAATGAGAAGACCAAGTAA
- a CDS encoding quaternary amine ABC transporter ATP-binding protein, which yields MPNKNKIKIKVEDLTLIFGKRKQEALKMLDQGMSKEDILKKTKCTVGVNRASFEIKEGEIFVIMGLSGSGKSTLIRCLNRLNEPTSGHVFFEDHDITRENNKELLETRRNEMSMVFQKFGLLPHRSILENAAFGLELRGEELGLRTEKAMQALETVGLKGYESQFPSELSGGMQQRVGLARALANDPAVLLMDEAFSALDPLIKSDMQDELLEIQSKLKKTIVFITHDLDEAIKIGERIAIMKDGVIEQIGTAEDILTHPASEYVEAFVEKVDRKTIITAETLMFKKNTTVEIHKDGPKGAIRKMRSTTAITLPVEDENKKFLGYVWLSDLLELEKEKETTVHKALRTDVPSVYKNYTVEEMLPLITGIRYPLAVVDEETGRLLGLVSQTSLIIEATRFGKKEVVELKEKANEI from the coding sequence ATGCCCAATAAAAACAAAATTAAAATAAAGGTTGAGGATTTAACCTTAATTTTTGGTAAGCGCAAACAAGAGGCGCTTAAAATGTTGGACCAAGGTATGTCGAAGGAAGATATTCTGAAAAAGACAAAATGTACAGTGGGGGTCAACCGTGCCAGTTTTGAGATTAAGGAAGGAGAGATATTTGTGATCATGGGCTTGTCTGGTAGTGGAAAATCAACACTTATACGTTGTTTAAATCGCTTGAATGAACCTACTTCGGGTCATGTGTTCTTTGAAGATCATGATATAACCAGAGAGAATAATAAAGAACTGTTAGAAACGCGTCGTAATGAGATGAGTATGGTCTTTCAAAAGTTCGGACTACTTCCTCATAGATCTATACTGGAGAATGCGGCTTTTGGATTGGAATTGAGAGGTGAAGAGCTGGGGCTTAGGACCGAGAAGGCTATGCAGGCTTTGGAAACGGTCGGATTAAAAGGATATGAGTCGCAATTTCCGTCAGAACTTTCTGGAGGGATGCAACAGCGGGTTGGATTGGCACGAGCATTGGCGAATGATCCTGCTGTTTTGTTGATGGATGAAGCTTTTTCGGCTTTGGATCCACTGATAAAATCTGATATGCAGGATGAGTTATTGGAGATTCAAAGTAAGTTGAAAAAGACCATTGTATTTATTACCCACGACCTGGACGAGGCCATTAAGATTGGAGAGCGTATCGCTATTATGAAAGATGGGGTGATTGAACAAATAGGGACAGCAGAGGATATTCTTACGCATCCGGCCAGTGAATATGTGGAAGCCTTTGTAGAAAAGGTAGATCGAAAGACTATTATCACTGCCGAAACACTGATGTTTAAAAAGAATACCACCGTTGAAATACATAAAGATGGCCCTAAGGGAGCGATTCGTAAGATGCGAAGCACTACTGCTATAACACTTCCTGTGGAGGATGAAAATAAAAAGTTTTTGGGCTACGTGTGGCTGAGTGATCTGCTGGAACTGGAAAAGGAAAAGGAGACCACTGTTCATAAAGCGCTCAGAACTGATGTTCCAAGTGTGTATAAAAACTATACTGTGGAAGAAATGCTTCCTTTAATTACTGGTATTAGATATCCGTTGGCAGTCGTGGATGAGGAAACAGGTAGGTTATTAGGTTTGGTTTCTCAAACATCTCTCATTATTGAAGCAACGCGCTTTGGAAAAAAAGAAGTGGTGGAACTAAAAGAAAAAGCTAACGAAATATAG
- the istB gene encoding IS21-like element helper ATPase IstB yields MKQIEQIKQYAELLRLTQTKKFPEETLHQAQIDKLSYTEFTLELLKKEVLHRQNTDLERRLKLARLPKKHQLDNYDFNVANGITKPQLKQLRELMWLEQNYNLVLMGPSGTGKTYIAAGLVHDAVVAGYKSYFITMEELVTILKMKEMTSSALNAYNRLTKAHLIAIDDIMLFPIKKHEAVAFFNLVNHLHEQTSVIITTNKSPKQWAETLEDEVLATALLDRLLYRCEVLKLEGKSYRMENRKTIFSHEH; encoded by the coding sequence ATGAAGCAAATAGAACAAATCAAGCAGTATGCCGAATTGTTGCGGCTTACCCAGACAAAGAAGTTCCCAGAAGAAACCTTGCATCAGGCGCAAATAGATAAGCTTTCATATACGGAATTCACCCTGGAGTTATTGAAAAAAGAAGTCCTTCACAGGCAAAATACCGATCTGGAGCGAAGACTCAAACTAGCCAGATTACCGAAGAAACATCAGCTGGATAACTACGATTTTAATGTTGCCAACGGTATTACAAAACCCCAACTAAAACAACTGCGTGAGTTGATGTGGCTGGAACAAAACTACAATCTGGTTTTAATGGGACCATCCGGAACCGGTAAAACCTATATTGCGGCGGGCCTTGTGCATGATGCTGTAGTTGCCGGGTACAAATCTTATTTCATCACAATGGAAGAACTTGTTACCATATTAAAAATGAAAGAAATGACATCTTCTGCTTTAAATGCTTACAACCGACTGACAAAAGCTCATTTAATTGCGATTGATGATATAATGCTTTTTCCTATTAAGAAACATGAAGCTGTGGCATTTTTCAACCTTGTAAATCACCTACATGAACAGACCTCTGTGATTATTACAACAAATAAATCGCCTAAACAATGGGCTGAAACCCTCGAGGATGAAGTCCTGGCCACGGCACTGTTAGATCGCTTGCTTTATCGATGTGAAGTCTTGAAATTGGAAGGGAAAAGCTATCGGATGGAAAACAGAAAAACAATCTTTTCTCATGAACACTAA
- a CDS encoding acyl-CoA carboxylase subunit beta, translated as MLSLDDKYKIYEDKNREAEIGGGKKRIKKQHDSGKLTARERIDLFLDSNTFVELDKLITHSCHNFDMQKQIIPGDGVVTGYGKVDGRLVYVFAQDFTVFGGSLSITNASKIIKVHQLALKMGAPIIGLNDSGGARIQEGVQSLAGYGDIFYLNVKASGVIPQISAIMGPCAGGAVYSPALTDFIFMVKDSSYMFVTGPEVIKTVTHEEVSKEELGGAVTHNSKSGVAHFLGDNDEHTLMMIRELLSFLPSNNMEETPIVPSGDKSDREDESLQELVPADPNKPYNMLDLIRTVVDNEHFLEVMPQYAKNMLTGFARFNGRSVGIVANQPAFLAGVLDINSSTKAARFVRFCDSFNIPLVTFVDVPGFLPGTTQEFGGIIKHGAKLLYAYAEASVPKITVITRKAYGGAYDVMASKHLMADINLAYPTAEIAVMGPEGAVNIIFRNEEASERIQKVDDYRDNFANPYQAAELGYIDEVIMPRETRKKLIQALDMTQNKSETNPSKKHGNMPL; from the coding sequence ATGCTATCATTAGACGATAAATACAAGATTTACGAAGACAAAAATAGAGAAGCAGAGATTGGAGGCGGGAAAAAGCGCATAAAAAAGCAACACGATTCCGGAAAACTCACGGCACGAGAAAGGATAGATTTATTTTTAGATAGCAACACTTTTGTTGAGTTGGATAAGTTAATCACCCATTCCTGCCATAATTTTGACATGCAAAAACAAATTATTCCGGGCGATGGAGTAGTTACCGGATACGGTAAAGTAGATGGTCGCTTGGTATATGTTTTCGCACAGGATTTTACCGTATTTGGAGGCTCTTTAAGCATTACCAATGCCAGCAAAATCATCAAAGTACATCAACTGGCACTAAAAATGGGCGCCCCTATCATAGGACTAAACGACTCAGGTGGAGCGCGAATACAAGAAGGTGTACAAAGCCTTGCCGGTTATGGTGATATATTTTATCTCAACGTAAAGGCATCAGGTGTTATACCTCAAATTTCAGCTATCATGGGACCATGTGCCGGAGGTGCCGTATATTCACCAGCCCTTACTGATTTTATATTCATGGTCAAGGACTCCAGTTATATGTTTGTTACCGGACCTGAGGTGATAAAAACCGTCACCCATGAAGAAGTGAGCAAGGAAGAGCTGGGAGGTGCAGTCACCCACAACTCCAAGAGTGGTGTAGCACATTTCTTGGGCGATAATGATGAACACACCCTCATGATGATAAGAGAACTGCTTAGCTTCCTCCCCTCCAACAACATGGAGGAAACACCCATCGTTCCCAGTGGCGATAAAAGTGACCGTGAGGACGAGTCACTTCAGGAATTGGTTCCGGCAGATCCCAATAAACCATACAACATGCTCGACTTAATAAGAACAGTGGTGGACAATGAACACTTTTTGGAAGTAATGCCACAGTACGCCAAAAACATGTTGACTGGTTTTGCCCGGTTCAATGGTCGTTCTGTTGGAATCGTAGCCAACCAACCTGCATTTTTAGCCGGCGTATTGGATATCAACTCCAGCACCAAAGCCGCTCGATTTGTCAGGTTTTGCGATTCCTTTAATATCCCCTTGGTCACCTTTGTTGATGTACCTGGATTTTTACCCGGCACAACACAGGAATTTGGAGGCATCATAAAACATGGAGCCAAGCTTCTGTACGCCTATGCCGAAGCTTCGGTCCCCAAAATAACAGTCATTACCCGCAAAGCTTATGGAGGTGCCTATGATGTGATGGCCAGCAAGCACCTGATGGCCGACATTAACCTGGCATACCCTACGGCAGAAATAGCTGTCATGGGACCCGAGGGAGCAGTCAATATCATATTCAGAAATGAAGAAGCCAGCGAGCGTATTCAAAAAGTCGACGACTACAGAGATAATTTCGCCAACCCATACCAAGCCGCAGAGTTAGGATATATTGACGAAGTGATTATGCCCCGGGAGACTCGAAAAAAGCTCATTCAGGCACTGGATATGACTCAAAACAAAAGCGAAACAAACCCTTCAAAAAAACACGGTAATATGCCATTATAA
- a CDS encoding radical SAM protein: MYKHLFGPVPSRRLGMSLGIDLIPKKVCSLNCVYCEVGKTSKLTLDRMEYVKYDHVIAELEQFMSLSPKIDYITFSGSGEPTLYSRIGEVLHFVRQHYPNVKTAVLTNGTLFFDRKLRSELLQADVILPSLDAASQNVFEKIDRPHSDLHIHTYIDGLVDLRKEYLGKIYLEIFLLKGYNDSKEELDLLKNAIQSICPDSVQLNTLDRPGTLHGLLPLSNSELQEIIDYWDLPNVEIIATVEERTSVESYSGDIEAAIIETIARRPCTLDDLHCFLGMHVNEINKYLGALEANNILKTVALDRGVFYELKDK; encoded by the coding sequence ATGTATAAACATCTTTTTGGTCCTGTACCTTCTCGCAGGTTAGGTATGTCATTGGGTATTGATTTAATACCTAAAAAAGTTTGTTCGTTAAACTGTGTTTATTGTGAAGTAGGAAAGACTTCTAAATTGACACTAGATAGAATGGAGTATGTGAAATATGATCATGTGATTGCTGAGTTGGAGCAATTTATGAGTCTTAGCCCAAAAATAGATTATATTACATTTTCGGGTTCAGGAGAACCAACACTTTATAGTAGAATAGGAGAGGTTTTGCATTTTGTTAGGCAGCATTATCCAAACGTCAAAACGGCTGTTTTAACAAATGGGACTTTGTTTTTTGATCGTAAATTGAGGTCTGAGTTGTTGCAGGCCGATGTGATTTTACCTTCGTTAGATGCCGCCAGCCAGAATGTTTTTGAAAAAATTGATCGACCGCATTCTGATCTGCATATCCATACATATATAGATGGATTAGTGGACTTAAGGAAAGAATATCTAGGGAAAATTTATCTCGAAATATTTTTATTGAAAGGTTATAATGATTCCAAAGAAGAATTGGATTTGCTTAAAAATGCAATACAATCGATCTGTCCTGATAGTGTTCAGTTGAATACTCTCGACCGTCCGGGGACGCTTCATGGCTTGTTGCCATTATCAAATAGTGAATTACAAGAAATAATAGATTATTGGGATTTACCGAATGTGGAAATTATTGCTACAGTGGAGGAACGTACTTCTGTTGAATCTTACAGTGGTGATATTGAAGCAGCCATCATAGAAACAATAGCTCGTCGACCTTGTACGCTCGATGATTTACATTGCTTTTTGGGTATGCATGTGAATGAAATAAATAAATATCTGGGAGCTTTGGAGGCCAACAATATACTAAAAACAGTTGCGCTTGATCGGGGTGTTTTTTATGAATTAAAGGATAAATAA
- a CDS encoding ABC transporter permease: MEKLINVGQYIEKAINALEEGFSPLWGAIDDSISWTVESLNDFFLAIPFFMIIVLVTIGAYYCNARKQAFKKEGFKKGIGMALFVLGGLLLIWAMGYWKHAIQTTTLVLVATFIALLLGIPLGILSARSNIANAIIRPILDFMQTMPAFVYLIPAIFFFSVGNTPGVIATVIFSLPPAVRLTSLGIRSVPEDVIEAGHAFGATEKQILFKIQLPLAKPTILAGINQVILLSLSMVVIASMVGAKGLGSIVYQGIQQNDVAKGFESGLGIVILAIILDRITQAIAKK, translated from the coding sequence ATGGAAAAATTAATTAATGTAGGTCAGTATATCGAAAAAGCAATTAATGCATTGGAAGAAGGCTTTTCTCCGTTGTGGGGCGCTATTGATGATTCCATTTCATGGACGGTGGAAAGCTTAAATGACTTTTTCTTGGCCATTCCCTTTTTCATGATTATTGTACTGGTTACCATAGGGGCTTATTATTGTAATGCAAGGAAACAAGCCTTTAAAAAAGAGGGGTTTAAAAAAGGAATTGGCATGGCGCTTTTTGTGTTAGGTGGATTATTGCTCATATGGGCAATGGGCTACTGGAAACATGCCATACAGACAACTACGCTTGTGTTGGTTGCTACTTTTATTGCATTATTGTTGGGTATTCCTTTGGGCATTTTATCTGCGCGAAGTAATATAGCCAATGCTATTATACGTCCTATTCTGGATTTCATGCAAACCATGCCAGCCTTTGTATATCTTATTCCAGCTATTTTCTTTTTTAGTGTAGGAAATACGCCTGGAGTGATTGCAACTGTTATCTTTTCTTTACCTCCGGCTGTACGCTTGACAAGCCTGGGTATTCGCAGTGTGCCTGAAGATGTGATTGAGGCTGGACATGCTTTTGGCGCTACAGAAAAGCAAATATTGTTTAAAATTCAGCTTCCATTAGCAAAACCAACCATCTTAGCTGGTATTAACCAAGTGATATTATTGTCTTTGTCAATGGTGGTCATCGCTTCTATGGTGGGAGCTAAAGGACTTGGAAGTATCGTTTATCAGGGAATACAGCAAAACGATGTGGCCAAAGGTTTTGAATCGGGTCTGGGTATTGTAATACTGGCTATTATATTAGACCGAATTACACAAGCAATCGCAAAAAAATAA
- the katG gene encoding catalase/peroxidase HPI yields MFFTAMENHSEKISKCPVTGASAKAFAGGGTKNRDWWPHQLKLNILRQNSSLSNPMDPDFDYAKEFESIDYKQLKEDLHALMTDSQDWWPADFGHYGPLFIRMAWHSAGTYRTGDGRGGGGKGQQRFAPLNSWPDNVSLDKARRLLWPIKQKYGKKISWGDLMILAGNVALESMGFKTLGFAGGRVDVWEPEEDVNWGQETTWLDDDQRNLPESKADNPLAAVQMGLIYVNPEGPGGKPDPLAAAKDIRASFERMAMNDEETVALIAGGHTFGKCHGAGPASHVGPEPESAPLEEQGLGWKNSFGTGKGDDTITSGLEVTWTQTPTKWSYYFFKNLFEFEWELTKSPAGAYQWVAKDADPQMPYAQDPHKKHLPTMLTTDLALIHDPIYKKISHRYYEHPLEFAEAFAKAWFKLTHRDIGPRSRYLGPEVPTEEFIWQDPIPVCNHPLINDDDIELLKQNILDTELSISQLVSTAWASASTFRGSDMRGGANGARIRLAPQKDWAVNKPGQLNKVLKMLEIIQKNFNESQTQGKKVSMADLIVLAGCTAIEKAANNAGMQVNIPFIPGRMDATQEQTDIESFTVLEPIADGFRNYKNTQFKISATEALIDKAQLLTLTAPELTVLIGGMRALNTNYDNSKHGILTKHPESLTNDFFINLLDMNTAWTKNQHSYYEGRDSKTGTLKWTATSVDLIFGSNSELRALAEVYGSFDAKEKFVRDFIATWNKIMNLDRFDLQ; encoded by the coding sequence ATGTTTTTTACAGCTATGGAAAATCATTCAGAGAAAATCAGCAAATGTCCGGTAACTGGAGCTTCAGCAAAAGCCTTTGCCGGAGGAGGAACCAAGAATCGTGATTGGTGGCCACATCAGTTGAAATTGAACATTCTTCGTCAAAACTCATCCTTATCCAATCCCATGGATCCGGATTTTGACTATGCAAAAGAATTTGAAAGTATCGACTACAAACAGCTTAAAGAAGACCTTCATGCCTTGATGACCGATTCTCAGGATTGGTGGCCTGCTGATTTTGGTCATTATGGTCCTTTATTTATTCGTATGGCATGGCACAGTGCAGGAACTTACCGAACTGGTGACGGCAGAGGAGGTGGAGGAAAAGGCCAGCAACGCTTTGCACCCTTAAACAGCTGGCCAGACAATGTGAGTTTAGACAAAGCACGTCGACTACTATGGCCCATAAAACAGAAATACGGAAAAAAAATATCATGGGGCGACCTTATGATTTTAGCTGGTAATGTAGCATTGGAATCCATGGGATTTAAAACCCTGGGCTTTGCCGGTGGACGTGTCGATGTATGGGAACCTGAAGAAGATGTGAATTGGGGACAAGAAACCACATGGCTGGATGACGACCAACGTAATCTTCCCGAAAGCAAAGCAGACAACCCACTTGCAGCAGTTCAAATGGGACTCATCTATGTTAATCCGGAAGGACCGGGAGGAAAACCAGATCCTTTGGCTGCGGCAAAAGATATACGGGCTAGTTTTGAACGCATGGCCATGAACGACGAAGAAACAGTAGCGCTCATCGCAGGTGGTCACACCTTTGGAAAATGTCATGGCGCAGGCCCTGCCTCACATGTGGGCCCTGAACCAGAATCTGCTCCCCTCGAAGAACAAGGCCTGGGGTGGAAAAACTCCTTTGGTACAGGAAAAGGAGATGACACCATCACCAGTGGATTAGAAGTAACCTGGACACAAACGCCTACTAAATGGAGTTACTATTTCTTTAAAAACTTATTTGAATTCGAATGGGAATTAACCAAAAGTCCTGCCGGAGCATACCAATGGGTGGCCAAGGATGCTGATCCACAAATGCCATATGCACAAGATCCGCATAAAAAACATCTTCCTACCATGTTAACAACAGATTTGGCATTGATTCACGACCCCATCTATAAAAAAATATCCCATCGGTATTATGAGCATCCTTTGGAGTTTGCAGAAGCCTTTGCTAAGGCATGGTTCAAGCTTACGCACCGTGACATAGGACCACGATCTCGTTACCTGGGACCAGAAGTACCTACTGAAGAATTCATATGGCAAGATCCTATACCTGTGTGCAACCACCCATTAATCAATGACGATGATATAGAACTACTGAAACAAAATATATTGGATACCGAATTAAGTATTTCTCAACTGGTTTCCACAGCCTGGGCCTCCGCTTCTACTTTTAGAGGATCCGATATGCGAGGTGGTGCCAATGGTGCGAGAATACGACTTGCCCCACAAAAGGACTGGGCAGTTAACAAGCCAGGCCAGCTAAACAAAGTATTAAAAATGCTGGAAATAATACAAAAAAACTTCAATGAATCACAAACCCAAGGAAAAAAAGTATCCATGGCCGACTTGATTGTTCTAGCAGGATGTACAGCAATAGAAAAAGCTGCTAACAATGCAGGAATGCAGGTAAACATTCCTTTTATACCAGGCCGCATGGATGCTACACAGGAACAAACAGATATTGAATCATTTACTGTACTGGAGCCCATCGCTGATGGTTTTAGAAACTATAAAAATACACAATTTAAAATCTCGGCAACCGAAGCACTGATCGACAAAGCGCAACTGCTTACGCTAACTGCGCCTGAACTAACTGTCCTTATTGGTGGAATGCGTGCTTTAAATACAAATTATGACAATTCGAAGCATGGCATACTTACCAAACACCCGGAATCTTTAACCAATGATTTCTTTATAAATCTGCTAGATATGAATACAGCATGGACAAAGAATCAACATTCGTATTATGAAGGAAGAGACAGCAAAACAGGCACGCTCAAATGGACAGCCACAAGTGTTGACCTGATTTTTGGTTCTAATTCAGAACTAAGAGCTTTGGCAGAAGTATACGGTAGTTTCGATGCCAAAGAGAAATTTGTTCGCGACTTTATCGCTACCTGGAATAAGATAATGAACCTCGACCGATTTGACTTGCAGTAA
- a CDS encoding glycine betaine ABC transporter substrate-binding protein, with the protein MNKIKNLSMLLVAVVIMVATFSCSNNATQKDVKKVSILYPNWAEGIAMSHLAKVALEANGYEVELTNLEPGLIYGELSKKNSKGDVFLDAWLPHTHKDYWNKYGDKIDQLGVSFVDGTTGLVVPSYVTINSIEELNEHVDQFEGKIIGIGSGAGIHANTVKAIEEYKLDFEQITSSGPAMVASLQKAIKKNEWIVITGWKPHFKWAENDLKYLEDPKGVYPKDECQIVARKGFKEDMPVAAHFFENFSFEEAKLYELMGDVKKMGEEEGAKNWYNNNKAAVDAWLK; encoded by the coding sequence ATGAATAAAATTAAAAATTTAAGTATGCTATTGGTTGCCGTAGTTATTATGGTGGCTACTTTTTCTTGCTCTAATAACGCAACCCAAAAGGATGTAAAGAAAGTAAGTATTTTATATCCTAACTGGGCCGAAGGAATTGCTATGTCCCATTTGGCAAAGGTTGCTCTGGAAGCCAATGGATATGAGGTGGAATTGACAAATCTGGAGCCAGGACTTATTTATGGTGAGTTGTCCAAAAAAAATTCCAAAGGCGATGTTTTTTTGGATGCATGGTTACCTCATACACATAAAGATTATTGGAATAAATATGGTGATAAAATTGATCAGTTAGGTGTTTCGTTTGTGGATGGTACAACGGGGCTTGTGGTTCCTTCGTATGTTACTATCAATTCCATAGAGGAATTGAACGAGCATGTGGATCAATTTGAAGGTAAGATTATTGGAATCGGAAGTGGAGCTGGTATTCATGCGAATACAGTGAAGGCCATTGAAGAATATAAGTTAGACTTTGAGCAAATCACTTCTAGCGGTCCGGCGATGGTTGCCAGCTTGCAAAAAGCCATCAAAAAAAATGAGTGGATCGTTATTACAGGTTGGAAACCTCATTTTAAATGGGCTGAAAATGACCTGAAATACCTGGAAGATCCCAAAGGTGTATATCCAAAAGATGAGTGTCAGATTGTGGCACGTAAAGGTTTTAAAGAGGATATGCCAGTGGCTGCACATTTTTTTGAGAACTTTTCGTTTGAAGAAGCCAAATTGTATGAACTGATGGGTGATGTTAAAAAGATGGGGGAGGAAGAAGGTGCTAAAAACTGGTATAATAATAACAAAGCTGCAGTGGATGCCTGGCTGAAATAA
- the istA gene encoding IS21 family transposase gives MNKNQKVFMWYKVNELWKQGLNKSQISRELEIDRGTVRKYLAMDEQTFMLWINKPHRLSKKLSGYYKYVKTLLESTPNLSAAQVEDRLKESFEDLPKVDSKTVYNFVKTIREKHAINKYKEVGSRQYQKLPEVAYGSEAQVDFGEITMQSGEGHRIKVYFFAMVLSRSRYKYVYCQRCPFTTQTAVYAHELAFNYFNGIPSKIIYDQDKVFIKGENLGDVLLTEGFRSFCQQYSFETIFCRKADPESKGKVENVVKYVKYNFLKGRTFQDQNTLQEDCLAWLKRTANAKLHGTIRKVPYEQWLIEQSHLEPYRDTPEKPLILLPGYKVRKDNTVAYKGNFYSLPIGTYKDADTTVLLDDKGNTLDLLSDVNTLVASHKIPLGKGVLVRNTDHCREKSKTLQQRYELLLNAFGNTPESQSYLADLENDKPRYFHDNIREILKAINNANDRVKTETLNFCIENKVFNGYRFAEVLAHLQNEEKQISEASKINISKVNVEPPKESIAPAQSSIEIYETLLR, from the coding sequence ATGAATAAAAACCAAAAAGTTTTTATGTGGTACAAAGTTAATGAATTATGGAAACAAGGACTCAATAAGAGTCAAATAAGTAGAGAGCTTGAGATAGATAGAGGCACTGTCCGTAAATATTTAGCAATGGATGAACAGACTTTTATGTTGTGGATAAATAAGCCGCATCGCCTGTCAAAAAAGCTCTCTGGTTATTATAAATATGTAAAAACACTTCTCGAAAGCACGCCTAACTTGTCAGCCGCCCAGGTAGAAGATCGTTTAAAAGAATCATTTGAAGATTTACCGAAAGTAGATAGCAAAACGGTCTATAACTTCGTAAAAACGATTCGGGAGAAGCATGCCATCAATAAGTACAAAGAAGTGGGTTCCCGTCAATATCAAAAGCTGCCTGAGGTAGCTTATGGTAGCGAGGCTCAGGTTGATTTTGGCGAGATTACTATGCAGAGTGGAGAAGGTCATCGTATCAAAGTGTATTTCTTCGCCATGGTACTTTCGCGTTCTCGCTACAAGTACGTTTATTGTCAACGCTGCCCTTTTACCACCCAAACTGCGGTATATGCTCACGAGTTAGCTTTTAATTACTTTAACGGTATACCAAGTAAGATCATTTACGATCAGGATAAAGTATTTATAAAGGGGGAAAATCTTGGTGATGTTTTATTAACAGAAGGATTTCGAAGTTTTTGCCAGCAATACTCTTTTGAAACTATTTTTTGCAGGAAAGCAGATCCTGAATCCAAGGGAAAGGTTGAGAATGTGGTGAAATATGTCAAATATAACTTCCTGAAAGGTCGTACATTTCAGGATCAAAACACCCTTCAGGAAGATTGCCTGGCATGGCTTAAACGTACAGCAAATGCCAAGCTTCACGGAACCATCAGGAAAGTCCCTTATGAACAATGGTTGATTGAACAATCACATCTGGAACCTTACCGCGACACCCCTGAAAAACCATTAATATTACTGCCTGGTTACAAGGTTCGAAAAGACAACACCGTTGCCTACAAGGGAAATTTTTACAGTTTACCAATAGGGACTTACAAAGATGCCGATACAACCGTGCTTCTTGATGACAAAGGGAATACCCTGGACTTGTTATCTGATGTAAATACGCTTGTTGCGTCTCATAAGATTCCGCTGGGAAAGGGTGTTTTGGTGCGCAACACGGATCACTGCCGCGAAAAATCAAAGACACTACAACAGAGATATGAACTTTTATTAAACGCTTTTGGCAATACACCAGAATCACAAAGCTATTTGGCTGACCTGGAAAATGACAAACCGCGTTATTTTCATGATAATATAAGGGAAATTTTAAAAGCTATAAACAATGCGAACGATCGGGTAAAAACAGAAACTTTAAACTTCTGCATCGAAAACAAAGTGTTTAATGGGTATCGATTTGCGGAGGTACTTGCCCATCTTCAAAACGAAGAAAAACAAATATCGGAGGCGAGTAAAATAAACATCAGTAAAGTGAATGTGGAACCCCCTAAGGAGTCGATTGCTCCTGCCCAAAGTAGTATCGAAATTTATGAAACATTATTGAGATAG